TTACCCACGACTTTTTCCCAACCAAGCCGCCGACTCCACTTCCAAGTGAGAAGGACAAGACTGAGACATCTTGTGCAAGTGGCTCGAAGGGGCTGCAAAAGTCCGGAGGTTCGGCTGGCCCAAACGTTCAGGAGTTTGCTCCATCCTTCGTTCTGGCCGAAGGTAGGGTCGTTACAGTGGAAGATTTTGTCAAGATGGAGCCGAGGCTGGCTGTTACAATGCTTCATGGTCTGGCTCTGCCATGTCACATGCAAAAAGTTCCAGAGGACCTGCAGCCGAGCCTGGTGCACGCCAGTGCTTATCTTGTCCAGGTTCATCCGACCCTGACTTATTTGAAACGTTCTCCTTGTGTTAGTTCCCGAATCTGTATTTGTATCTTGGCATCTGTGCTTATCTTCTTTTACTTAGCAGGCTGGGCAGGCTCTGCTCCAGGCTTCAACTAAGGCCGAGCTAGTCACCGCCGAGAGGTCTCGTTACCGTGATGATCTCAAGGTCGAATGCGAAAAAGTGAAGTTATTAAAGACTAGTTTGAAGGCGGCGAAAGCACGGGTGGCCGAGCTGGAGAGAAAAAACGATGAGGCCGAGACGAAATCGAAGAAATCCGAACGCAAGCTTGGGAAGGTTTTGAGGAGGGAAAAGAGGAAGATGAAAGAAGTTGACGAGAAGGCCTATCAGGCTGGATTTGACCAAGCCGGGGCCAAGTATATGTGGGATGCCCGAAAGATGGTTAATGACGAGGGTGAGGCGAGGGTGCCTGTGGCGTATCGGAGAGGTTATAGGGATGGCGTGGCGGCCGCTGCCAACGCTCTTCAGTTGGAACCTGAttcaaatttgtacaagtcaATTCCAGCAGCTGTTGTTCCCGGACTTGTCCTGCCATACACAGACAAGGAGTGTGCACCGCTTCCACCCGAGGAGTTTCCCGAGAGTGAAGAAGATATTGAAGATGTTTCTGGGAATGATGCCGAGGGTGGAGATGTGGCCACCATGCAGGGTGTTGGCGAGGTCGGGAATGAGAGGGTTGACGAAGGTGCTGAGAAGGTGACTGGGGAGGCTGATCAGGAACCAGTAAGTGTTGATAAAAATGCTAAGGTTGGAGCTGACACTGCTGAGGATGCTGCTCGAGTTTGAGAGGATtcactttttccctttttgtttgttgatttctttgtttcgaattctgaatttttgttggaCTGGACGGATCTGAGCTTGGATTTTGccatgccagatgtaatagtttaaGGGGGGTCGGCACGAATGATTTACCATGCCATACCTCTCAGCTTAGGGGGTTTTGCAACGCTTGTTTTTCTTCAAATGAATGGCTTTGCTTTACATTTGCAATGTTTCAGTTTTGTCGAACTTGGTTGATTGTTCTCATGCCTTATTCAAATTTGTCATCatgctttttttgtttgaatggtagctatccgtagcccccactttggtctgGGTTCGGCTAAGAAGTTGGTCATGGGCCGAAGTGGAAGTTGCTTAATTTGCTGTCGTATGGTTGCCGAGCCTTGACCAAAGTACAGTGGATAAGTCTTGTTGATACGTTGCCGAGCTTGGCTTTTTTCGCGTccatttttcaagttttgtggACTATACCAATGTTGGCAACAAAAAAGTCGCTTGGTGCCCCTTTGTATGGTTGGGGTTCGGCCAATCTCCCAACTCCAAGTTTGAGATtgaatgtttgtgggtggtttgctcaccaaagcgTGAGTATAACCAGGCGCTGGCCGACCTTACtgtcttgccaagccgaaccGAAGCCTAAATTCCATCCGTAATGTGTGTCTTAGGCTTGGTGGACCATATGTCCGGTTTTTGCTTTTTTGGGCAGTTATAGTGGCCGAAGCAGGGGCGTAaaagccgtttgtgggtgtgaccgaagtcAACGTTTGGGGTTGGCGGAGTATTCCGAGTGTAGTTTTATAGTAAGGAAGACAAGTAAAAATTTGTAGAAGACATCGATTGCCAAACAAGATACTTCTTTTACTTGGAAAACgtgaaatacaagttgaatgtAAAGATTTTGGCCGAAGCCAATCATAAAGAGATTGACATTGTAGTGGCCGAAGCCAATTTTGCCGTAAAAAAGCTTAAGAAGATAATAAAACAGGATAGAtagtggccgaacatgaggcGCACTGTTGGTATTTTATTTACATGTATGCCCTCTTTAGATTCTATGCATTCCACGGGTTGGTAAGGACTTTCCTAGTCATGTCCTCGAGTACGTAAGCACCTTCGCCTGCAATTTTGACAATACGAAAgggaccctcccagttgggcttGAATTTCTGCTTCTTATTGGCTTGTACCACTTTTTGCCAAACCAAGTCATCTAGCTTGAAGGTTTTGGTTCGAACGCTTCGATTGTATCCTCTTGCTACTTGCTGTTGGTATTTGGCGAGCTTAAGTCGAGTGTCGTCGCGCTTCTCGTCTGCTAAAATTAGTTCTTGTTCCACGGCTTCGtcattagtctttggatcgAAGTTCTCCGTTCTTAGAGTGGGGAACCTGGACTCTAGTGGGATTACGGCCTCCATGCCGAACGCCATAGAGAATGGCGTTCGGCCTGTTGAGCGCCTCGAGgtagaacggtaagcccaaAGGACACGTGGCAATtcctcagcccattttcctcttttggagttTAGCCGATGTTTGATTCCAGCACAGACGGTCTTGTTTGTTGCCTCagcttggccatttccttgggggtaagctggagtagagttgaagaagcgtatcccaaattcaGCGCAGAGGCTGGAGAGGTCCTTGCCCACGAATTGGCTTCCGTTGTCTAACACGATGGCGTAAGGGACGCCGAACCAGGTCGTAATGTTCCTCCAGACGAATCTTTGAACGTCGGCTTCGGTGATTGTGACAAGAGGTTCGGCCtcaacccatttggagaagtagtccgtTGCGGTGATCAAGAATTTGAAGCCACCTGGTGCTGTTGGGAGCTTGCCTACGATGTCAAGCCCCCATTGGGCGAAAGGCCAAGGACTTGTGATGGGAAATAGATTCTGGGCTAGCTGTTTTGGGATAGGTGAAAAAAGTTGGCACGGTCGGCACTTGCGGACAACTTCTTCTcagtctttcttcattttttccaaaaatatcctTAACTTAGTGCTCGTTGGCAGAGCGAGCGGCCGCCAGAGTGGCAACCACAGCTACCTGAGTGAAGCTCGATGAGAATATTCGGTACCTGGGTTAGGTGGACAACGAGGAGATAAGGGCCTGAGAAAAatttcctgtagagttggccACTTTCGgagagccagtagtaagcggctttGTTCCTGATGCggtaagcttccttcttgtctgCTAGTAAAGTGTCATGCTTGAGAAGCGCAatgatctcgtccatccagcttggaCCGAGTTCAACGTTGAGTATTTCAGGAGTTGTGTCAAAGCTTGGATGGTCAATGCTGCCGAAGCTAATTGTCCTGAATTCGGAGGCTTTAGAAGCTGAGGCAAGGCCAGCGAGTGCGTCCGCATGAGCATTGTgttcgcggttgatctgttcaattttgaaattgtggaAGTGGGTGATGAGTTTGGCTACGATTGCCTGGTATTTTAACATCCGTGGATCCCGAGCCTCATAGTCCCCAAGTACTTAGTTAACTATGAGTTGGAAGTCACAGTAAATGACAAGATCGAAGATTTCCATCACAACTACGGAGCGTAAGCCAGCGAGGAGGacttcatattcggcttcatTATTGGTGGCAGGGAATTCGatgctgatagcactttcatgtaGTGTTCCACAAGGGGAGACTAGGACGACCCCagcccctgctccgttgctgttaGATGCTCCGTCAACATGTAGGCGCCAGGTGTCCccttggaaaaggtgccaaggtTTCGGCGACACTTGATGCTCAGCGACCGTTTGTGTTGGGGTGGGTGTGTTGAGAAGTTCTGTATCTTCTGAAGTAAGCTCAGCAATGAAGTCAGCAAGAACCTGccctttgattgccgttcgtggCTCAAAACGAATGTCAAAGTTTGCTAGCTCTACTGCCCACTTGAAGACCCTGCTGGATAGATTAGCCTTCTGAAAAAGGCTCTTGAGGGGGTGCTCTGTTAAGACAACGATggggtgtgattggaagtaaggcaggagtttcctagccgctgaaacgagagcaagggctaacttttcaagggGTAGGTAACGtgtttgagctggaaggagtgtcttgcttgtgaagtagattGGCATGTCATCTGTGCCATCCCGCCGCACATGTGAACTGGTTGAGTGGGAGAAAACGGCGAGATAGAGATACAAAGTTTCGAACTCCTTGGGTTTTACTAATAGCGGGGCCGAGTTTAATTATTCTTTGAGTTCGGCCAAGGCGAAGGTACAATCTGGGGTCCACTCAAAGCTGCGTCGACTTTTTTCTttcaaggcatggaagaatgcgtggcacttgtctgaggacttgctgatgaatcggtttagAGCTGCGGCCATCCCAGTTAgtctttgtacttccttgattgtccttggtgggcGCTGGTCTTTGACGGTCTTTATCTGGTTTGGGTCGGCTTCAATACCACGTCGGGTGACCAGGTGTCCAAGGAATTTCCCAGCGTTTACGCCGAACGCGCACTTTTCAGGGTTTAGTCTTAGCTTGTGTAGTTTAAGGACTTCGAAGACTTCCGCCAAGTCTTGCAGGtggttggattttttttgcttttgacaacaaggtcatcaatgtaagctTCTATGGTGTGGCGGATTTGTTCTTGCAatatcttgaatattgctctgttgaatgttGCACCTAAATTCTTGAGCccgaagggcatgacgcggtagctaaagatgccatatggtgtgataaaagcagttttctccatgtcatcggggtccatggcaatttggtggtagccacggtaggcatCAAGGAAGCTTAACCGAGCATGGCCTGCCGctgcgtccacaagttgatcaatcttcggGAGTGGGAACCagtcctttggacaagcgtcgttgagattggcaTAATCtacgcaaactcgccatttgccgtttttcttcttaacgacCACTGTGTTGGACAACCAtgttgggtattgtacttcttggatggcgttgGCCTCCAGCAAACATTTGACTTCTTCAACGATGACGTCAGCATGTTCGGCTACAGAACGCCGTGTTTTCTGGATGACAAGCTTAGCATCTTTCTTAATGTTGAGAGAGTGACTGATGAAATCGGGATCGACACTCGGCATCTCGTTGGGGGTCTAAGCAAAAACTTCTatgtttttcttgaggtattgaaacatttcttcgcgatcggcctcgctgatggaagagctgattaaAAAGAATCGcgagccatcctcgttgatggGCATCAAGACGAGGTCTTCTTCCGCTTTGTCTTCAGCTTGCTGGCCAACATCATCAATCACGACAATGTTGGAATTTCGACCCATTGCACTTGCTTGgctttggtggaattgtggacGGTTAAGAAGtagcactttttggaggctATTTGGCCACTTCGTAGATCTTTCAGTCTCCCATTGATGCTGATGAAGCGAACGACCtagtggtaggttgaggcgattgcttgcatgccgtgtagccaggttcggccaagaattgcgttgtatgggctaggtacgttgacgacgatgaattcgacgcTCAATATTTTCGAGCCAACGACGACTGGCAGAAAGATTCGAAACGGGTGCTCCGTTAAATCCGATGAGGGGGTACTTCGGCGGGTTGCAAAGCTGACTCTGAGAGATCAAGCTTTTTGAACAAgtcatagtacatgacctccgccgagcttccctgatcgATTAGAACCCGCTTGACGTCATGTACTCCAATTTGGACAGTTAGGACGAGGgcgtcggagtgtggtgtttgcacatGTTCGAGATCGCACTCAGTAAAAGTTATTGTCCATTTGGGTAACTCTTCTGGTCGTagacgtttggatccaggtaCTACTGCGATTACCTGCTTGGAAGTGGATGCACGATTGAGGTCGACCCAAAGATTGGATTCAGATTCCTTTGTCACGGGGCCGTGAATAACGTGTATCGACGATCGCAGTTCATTTGGGTTGGGATTGCCAGCAGGTGGATGGGGGGGTGTTTTGGTTTGATCAATGTACTGATCGAGATGGCTTTGTGCTGCCAAACGCTCCAATAGTGCTTTGTATGGTGCGCATGCGGTTGTGTAATGACCGAGCTCGTCGTGGTATGAGCACTTCTTTCGTGGGTTCTGATCTGCTTGGCCAGTGTCTGTGCCCAGCTTTCCTATTGGCCATTCGAACCACAGTTGTCTCATGATTTCCTTCAAAAAagaccagatgggttctttgaagtatgtgGTCTCGGCCACATAGTCATGTACCTTCAGTTGCGcttctttccttccttgatgttgtggACAAGTTTCTTTGGCTAAGGCTGCTGCGTTGTGACTGGTGCTGGCAGCTGAGGTGTGaccattgggaagcttgtagtTGAGTTCGTTAGCCCTTGATCTGCACGGTCCGCgtaaaattcttcaagagcGCAGAACCGTTCCACAATGCGCATCAACTTGCCCATGCCATGGGGTGGGTGAATAGCAAGTTCATCCAGAATCTTTCTGTTAATGTCCAAGCCATTTTTGAAGGTTCTTGCGGCCCAATACTCGTCGATTTCAGGAATTTCATTGAACAGTTGCCAATATCGTTCGGCGTACTGTCGGAGAGTTTCAGATGGGAGTTTTCGCATTTGGGACAATGACTCAGGCTCCTTGGTGGTCCTATTGCTTGTGATAAAGCTGGTGTTGAAAGCGCGTTCAAGGTTGGCTAGGTTCCGTATAGATCCaacgggcaatttgttgaaccactggagtccaagggagccaaggctggatgggaatgctttgcatttgatttcgtcctTTGTAGTgcatagctcaatggtttgaTGGAAGTGAATCAGGTGAGTATAAGCTTCGCAAGTGGTAGGATCGAACTTTGTAAACTTCGGTAAGTGGAAGTTGAGTTCGGCTGTcatgttgattatgtggggcATGAAGGGAGAAAAGCCGAGGTCCTTCAGCTGCCGCTCAAAGCCAGGGCGCGGTGGCTTGCTGTGCCCATCCGTCTTCATTCTCTTAGAGTCTCTGTCCGGGGACTTTTCATGGTTTCAATGCCGAAGCTTGTCTCGTAAATCTACTGTCGATCAGTGAGGTCGTCAACAGACTTTCCTCCGCCCCTACGggatttggttttgttgttcGGCTCTTCAATATGCACGCCTTTTCCGTTCCGTCGAGCCTGGTTGTTATTGTCAAAATTTTCTGCCGGGATTTCCCCGAGACAGTCAGATACGTGGCGTCTGGTCTCCACGAAATCTTGGCTACGGTGGGAAATCGTTGTACGAGAGAACTCCGCGCAACCAGTCAagtatgtgcttgtaaacgACTCAGTGTCCCTAGTATTGGTTCAATCGTGGTAGCtctttgagcggtgtgttccGGATGTTGCAGGTCGCTTGTAAAGTATGATTTCCCTTGCATTACCTGGGTCTGGTGGGATGACAAAGCGGTCTTTGACAGAGCCGCGATGGCCGGTTTCATGAGGACGttattgtggtggtggtgggggtggtgtttgCTTTCGTTGCCTCCCGCTTCTGCCTCCCGCGGATCTAGATGTAGCAAGAGTGGTGTCTCGCTGTATtcgttgtttcatttgggcaacTTCCGCCCTCAGAGCTGCCAGCTCGTTGTCCCTATCTTCGTCGCGACGTTGTAACAAGCGAATGTAAGCCGTTGTTACGTCGTCCGCCGCTGGGGAGAGGCCGGAACTAGGGGGGAGTGAAATAGACATGTGTCTCTCCGAAAATGGTGGAGGGATTGTGTTTCCATTGGTGTCTTTGGCCCCTGAGACGGTGACGTCCGTcagatctccgcccatggtgatTAAAGCTGTGGTGGTTGTTGAGAGGAGGAGGGTGGATTAAAGGATGTTCGAGCCGTCTGGATCAGAAGTTTAAGTTCACGtcaggttcaccaattgtgtggcccgtggtCCCTTGATCTGGGATCCTCCTCCGATGGTTTGTGGGTTTCCTAGCCTTTTCGCTAAatcctgcacagtgaacgcacgactaagacctagCCGGGGTTGctcggcaaggccctccggcgagaggatgagaatgtgcagagaatTAAGTAAGGGACTAGGGTTTTTAGATAGCGTAGTGTGTGTACCTTTTAGGGTTTTtccttcagtatttatagagCCTTCctagcttgctctccaagcacgggCGTGTGTTTTGCACGGGTTAGGTGACGTCGCCTTGACGTCACTGAGCAGATCTGATAACCGTCTTTGTGCGTGAGCTGGCAGCCCCCATGTGTTTTCATCGTTATCCCTTAATATAACCGCTTCGTCACGTGAGAGAGCACGTGACTCAGCGGGTGGCCGAACTCAGATCTCGCCGACCCTGGCGGACAACACGAGGGGGAAGTCCAACGGAACCGCCTCGTAAAGGGTGGCCGAACCTGAAGAGATTCCTCAAAGGTGGCCGAGGCTGAAAGCCTACTTCTTCAAGACGGTCgccgagcttgatctcgccccGCTCCCCAATGGGCTCGGACCATTAGATTCGGTCTACTACAGTAATAGTTTGGACAATCAAAATGCAAATTATATTGCAATAAACACCGATACAAATTACACGGCCCCATAAGCCTAACAAAGAGGAAAACCagaacatctaaaaaaacaaatctaCCAATTAAAGGAACTTCGCTGCACCTGATCCCTTGAACTTCACCGGATCTTAGTCTGAAGCTTGTCAAGGACCACTAGTCGGCCGGATGTGGAATCATCCACAATAGTACAGTGAAGGAAACTATCGTGGGGgtagaaaacccaaaaatgtaTGAAGGATACAAGAGGGAAATAATATTTTCCTTCAAAGTGAGAGAAAAGCTCTCAAACCCAGTCCATATGCATAGAACAGCCCGATCTATACCCTGAGTGTTTTATGAGCGCACCGGAAAAGTCACCGAAGAATGCCGGAGGAGTGCTAGAAATCTCTAGAGAGAAGCTCTGGAGCTCTCTCCCTCAGGTTGCACAAACTTCTTCCCCTCTAAGTGGTCAATTAGTAATAATTATACAATTGCATTAATGGGCCCTATTTTGGTCTAAAAATTGGTGGCCTGGTGGGCCTATGCCAAGGGCCGACCTATTGATAAGTGAATTTACGCAAGATTTCTTCACACTTTAGGCATGTCATGCTTGAACAATGTATTACACGTGCTTCTTGATCATAGCCATGAATAAAATTTTAGCACTGTACAAAAGCAACTCAAAAATCAAGTAGCCCAACAACTTTTGCTATTCTTATTCTTGCTAATTACTTAAAAAAGCAAAAGTATAATAAGGAAATAAACACATAAAGACATCTTACAATGTAGCCAAACAAGGACTAATAAACCTTCTTCACTGTTGAGGCCTCCGATCTCATACTCTCCGGTAAACAAGAGAGGTTTTAACGTTAGAAGATGCCCGTGGAAACTTCATCATCCGATAACGAATGCTTGGTCTCTGGACGGGACGTTCATAAAGCAAGCTCTATAAGGTTAGGGTCATTTCTTGCAAAACTCTTCCGTGTCTAAGACAAAATTGCACTAAATTGATAGTGCTCTTATGTACCCTAGTGAGCGCTTTAGTATTTTGAATATGAATCCTTACGACCTTTAGGTGATGCTCAAGTGACTTGAAAGTTTGGTTTTGAGATTCCCAGTATTGTTCGTCGTCCCAAAGctgaaaattaacaaaaaaaaaaaaaaaaagggaaagaagatAAGATGATAATTAGGATCCAAAGAAATTTTCCTCATCCCAACGAGTGGAAAATGCTTTCAAGAGTGTCATTTCGGATATGCAACAGTCAAGGAAATTTCCAAACGATAATGTTAATaagatcacaatgaaacaaagagCATAATTACCACATCTTCGGGTTCGCAACGACTGGGTGAATCTATGGTGATGGTTTGAAGTATTGGAGAGGTTCTAAGCAAGTATAATATCCCTTCGATTTCAGCTCTGCGCAAGTCTGTCTGCAGGTCTAAGGTCCTGACGGGCTGTTTGGATGGGGCATTAGCCCCCGGATATACCAAGCAGCCGGATTACAAATCCCTCCCTTCCTTTTCTCCGGTCTTCGGCTGGCAAAAACGGAAGTCGGATTAGAGGGACTCTGGATTACATATCCACCTGCGGAATGGATGTGGGTGGATTACCAACGACAGGGGTACCCCCATCGTTGGCTATGCGGCATTGTTGAAAGACGAGGTTGTCCTTTTCCATTCCTATTCCTCGCGCCTTTCGCTCACTTTTCTTCATCCCACAAACTAGAttgagaaggagagagagagagagagagagagagagagagagagagagagaacgactGCGGGAGAGAGGGTGATGAGGAGCATACCAGTGGTTTGGCCCTGTTGCCTGCACTGGTTTCTGGGTCGTTGTTTTgatcgatgagagagagagacgactgtatcagaagagagagagaagaagaaagtcCCCTGtatcaggagagagagagagagagagagagagagagagagtgagtgtgggTGGATGGGTGGGACAAATTGGTTTTTAGagtatttttccaaaaaaccatttttttctaataaaaattaaagtttAAACATTTATAAgacaaaatgaatttatttatttttcacaatttataataaataTGTATTTACTGGAATTATAATAAATTAACTTAATTTGTCCATTAAAATATAAACTGGGGGCAATTGAGTCATTTGATAACTTATCTCTTCATATCCACCTTTTATATCTTCCTCTCAAAAAACTATCCAAACACTGAATTACAAATTCACCCTCCTTATGAAGTGGGCCCACCATTCTTACATATCACCCCCCATTTTATATCCACCCTCAAATACACCATCCTTCTATATccatccaaaatcaaatcctccatccaaacgggccgtgaGGTTATTGAAAGAACATGGAAGACCACCAGCAAAACCTATGTATCCCAAAAACTGAAAGGGAAAGCAAAAGGCTAGTGATGATGTAAAATTCAAATGATAGTActatgaataattaaaattgcCAAAGAAATTGGACTGAATAAATTGGCAAGGTTTGAACGTGGTTTCTTTGGCTATCCCGGGGGAGGCTCGAGGCGCTCTGTAATTGGGCTTCTGTTACGGGCTTCTTTGGTGGGCCTTGTGATGCTTGGGGTGGATTCACGCCGTTTCCTGCCGATCCGAACCGAATGAGTGGAAGAGGCAGTAGATAGGGATCACATGAAAAGATCATGTTTTATCACAAAAAAACAACAGTACCCATGTAATCCAATGCGGGACGACCGGAGACAGACCTAATCTTTGCCAATATATTTATAATGACTgctctcaaaaaaaattaccaccaAAATAGCAGCCCCATTATAACTGATGCACACAATCCACCTGCTCTGTAAGATAACAAACGAGGAAtgggtttttttgttgttgttgtatagCCTAGCCTTGATTGCGGCCCTCAACATAGCCTTTGAAAACATTTGAAACAAACAATACAAGTTTGGgcattattttgatttttacagTTTTATCCATCTTCTACGCCATAACCATTTTGGAGCTACTGTGTCATGTGATCATCAAAGAAGCTCAGCAAGTCCTTTAGAATCAAACACTAATCATGAAAGCAGAATGAACTAAATCGGGAAGAGATCTTAAGCCTTTATAAATCATTACAACCTAGCCTTCAAATTGAGAGTAGCATCACAAACTAGATGAGCAAGAGAAAATATAGGAATTACTTTATCTAACCAAAAACAGGGTA
The sequence above is drawn from the Rhododendron vialii isolate Sample 1 chromosome 6a, ASM3025357v1 genome and encodes:
- the LOC131328636 gene encoding uncharacterized protein LOC131328636, encoding MLKYQAIVAKLITHFHNFKIEQINREHNAHADALAGLASASKASEFRTISFGSIDHPSFDTTPEILNVELGPSWMDEIIALLKHDTLLADKKEAYRIRNKAAYYWLSESGQLYRKFFSGPYLLVVHLTQVPNILIELHSGKLPTAPGGFKFLITATDYFSKWVEAEPLVTITEADVQRFVWRNITTWFGVPYAIVLDNGSQFVGNGQAEATNKTVCAGIKHRLNSKRGKWAEELPRVLWAYRSTSRRSTGRTPFSMAFGMEAVIPLESRFPTLRTENFDPKTNDEAVEQELILADEKRDDTRLKLAKYQQQVARGYNRSVRTKTFKLDDLVWQKVVQANKKQKFKPNWEGPFRIVKIAGEGAYVLEDMTRKVLTNPWNA
- the LOC131328637 gene encoding uncharacterized protein LOC131328637 yields the protein MRQLWFEWPIGKLGTDTGQADQNPRKKCSYHDELGHYTTACAPYKALLERLAAQSHLDQYIDQTKTPPHPPAGNPNPNELRSSIHVIHGPVTKESESNLWVDLNRASTSKQVIAVVPGSKRLRPEELPKWTITFTECDLEHVQTPHSDALVLTVQIGVHDVKRVLIDQGSSAEVMYYDLFKKLDLSESALQPAEVPPHRI